From Nicotiana tabacum cultivar K326 chromosome 22, ASM71507v2, whole genome shotgun sequence, one genomic window encodes:
- the LOC142175910 gene encoding uncharacterized protein LOC142175910 — MKQEKLDKCFGRFLEIIKQLYVNIPFTEVLTQMPAFATFLKEILSSKRKLEEKAVVKLNAQCSAILKNKIPQKCGDTRSFTIPRSLGSEKFDKALCDSSASINLMPLSVFRKLKSKAILDIYKEKLMLTVGNEKVVFQMKRMMKYPSDEASAYSCFKLDVVGELPEKYKFDKLVGDTLERCIIQSSIVEDEHPQMKKEAEALETEDQVVD, encoded by the exons ATGAAGCAGGAAAAACTTGACAAGTGTTTCGGGCGGTTCTTGGAGATAATCAAGCAACTTTATGTGAACATTCCATTCACAGAGGTACTCACTCAGATGCCTGCTTTTGCTACGTTCTTGAAGGAAATCTTGTCCAGCAAGAGGAAATTAGAGGAGAAAGCAGTGGTCAAGCTAAATGCCCAATGCAGTGccatattgaaaaataaaattcctCAAAAGTGTGGGGACACAAGAAGCTTCACCATACCACGCTCGTTAGGGAGTGAGAAATTCGACAAGGCCCTATGTGATTCTAGTGCTTCTATAAATCTAATGCCTTTGTCTGTATTCAGGAAACTGAAAA GCAAAGCTATCCTTGATATCTACAAGGAAAAGCTTATGCTCACAGTGGGCAATGAGAAAGTGGTGTTCCAGATGAAAAGGATGATGAAATACCCCAGTGATGAGGCGTCTGCCTACTCGTGCTTCAAGCTAGATGTTGTTGGGGAATTGCCTGAAAAATACAAGTTTGACAAGCTTGTGGGGGATACTCTAGAGAGGTGTATTATTCAGTCTAGCATAGTGGAAGATGAACATCCTCAAATGAAGAAGGAGGCTGAAGCTCTTGAAACTGAGGATCAAGTAGTTGATTAG
- the LOC142175911 gene encoding putative mitochondrial protein AtMg00860 → MQHGKTTSLFPSLIRCSKKWLDIDATVSWMGTQATIRYPLPQKMLRRLHSPARQRCMMSIFYDLNGKCLEVFMDDFTLFGGDFDDCLKNLELVLECCETTHLVLNWEKCHFMVKARILLGHKVTTHGIEVDRAKVDVISSLPPPTSVKSIRSFLGHDGFYRRFFKNFSSITKRLTTLLVKDVKFVLTVECLRAFELIKENLVSAPIMATPDWSQPFEIMCDASDVAVEAVPWKRKEKKRYLGPSTMQARR, encoded by the exons ATGCAACATGGAAAGACAACTTCCctcttcccttcattgatcagatgctcgAAAAAGTGGTTGGACATTGAtgctactgtttcttggatgggtactcaggctaCAATCAGATACCCATTGCCCCAAAAGATGTTGAGAAGACTACATTCACCTGCTCGTCAG AGATGCATGATGTCTATATTCTACGATCTAAACGGGAAGTGTctagaggtattcatggatgattttaccCTTTTTGGTGGTgactttgatgattgcttgaagaATTTGGAGCTTGTTCTTGAATGTTGCGAAACCACTCACCTAGTTCTTaactgggagaagtgtcacttcatggtgAAAGCAAGAATTCTCTTGGGCCACAAAGTGACTACACATGGCATTGAAGTTGATAGAGCCAAGGTTGATGTAATTTCTAGTCTCCCTCCACCGACTTCTGTGAAGAGCATAAGAAGTTTTTTAGGACATGATGGGTTCTATAGGAGGTTCTTCAAGAACTTTTCCAGCATTACCAAGCGGTTGACTACATTGCTAGTGAAGGATGTCAAGTTTGTTTTAACTGTGGAGTGCTTAAGAGCATTTGAATTGATAAAGGAAAATCTTGTGAGTGCTCCTATTATGGCGACACCTGATTGGAGCCAGCCATTTGAAataatgtgtgatgctagtgatgtggcTGTGGAGGCAGTTCcgtggaaaagaaaagaaaagaaaagatatttaGGCCCatctactatgcaagcaagacgTTAA